The Myxococcales bacterium region GCCGGAGCGGTTCCGCGCTTGCGGCGACGCGGCCGCCGACTGCTTGCGCCGGTTGAATGTATTGGGACTACCCCTTGCCGAATTGGACCAACCGGCGGGCGAGTAATGGAGGCGGCGATGCGGCGAGCGATTTTCGGGGCGGTGCTGTTACTCGGCGGTTTGCTGCTCGCGGTCCCGGCGAGCGCCTTCCAATACGCCGACTGCAACGGCCATCCCTGCGCCTGGCAGTCGATGCCGCCCGCTTACGAGATCCAGGAACCGCTGGGCGTCGACATCGAGGACGAGGCGGCCGTCGAGGAAATCCAGGCTTCCTTCAACCGCTGGGATTTCAACCACCAAACCTTCTGCGCGCCGCTGGCGTTCGATTACCAGGGCCGCACCGCCACGAAAAAACCGACGGCGCAGGACTATCACAACGTCGTTTCGTTCCGCACCAGCAATTGGCTGGTCAGCGCCGACGCTTTGGCGATCACGCTCCTGTATTCCGACGCGAGCGGCCGGCTGCGCGAGGCCGACATCGTTTTCAACGCGGTGAATTACCGGTGGACGGCCGGCGAGTCCGACACCGACCATAATCTGTATTCCATTCGCGCCACCCTGACCCACGAAGCGGGGCATTTCTGGGGCCTGGATCATTCCAGCGACAAGTTCGCCACGATGAACGCCTACTACAAACCCAACATCGTGGTCGAGGATCTGGACGAGGACGACATCCGCGCCGCCGCCGAGCGTTACTGCGACTCGCCGCTGCCGGCGGACGACGCCGACGAACAGAACGACTCGTTTTCCTACTTCGCCGATCTGGGCGACCGCACCGAGGTGACCGACCGACGCCTGTATGACGACGACTGGTACCGGCTGGACTTGAAACAGGGCAAGCGGCTGAAGTTGATCGTCACCGACGAATCGCCCGACCGGTACAAGCGGCTGGAACTATACGACCTGCAAAACAACCTCGTCGACGAGCAGGACTGCATCGGTGATTGCGCCCAGGCGCTGGGCGAAGCCGGCGAAGCCCGACGCGTCGCGCTGCGCATCACCGGCGGGTTCGATCATCACACCATCGAAACCGCGCGCTACGACGTCCGCTTCGCGCAAGTCGAACCCGGCGACGAGGGCAACCTGACCGACGACGATTCGGCCGACACCGCGGTCGACGCCCAAGGCGGCAACGGCCGCGGGTGCGGGTGCGAGGTGGGCGCGGGCCGGTCGGAAGCCGATTGGGGCTTCGCGGCGACGGCGCTGTTGTTGGGCGTGGCGCTGCTCCGCCGCCGTCCCGTTCGTTAAAGGAGACCGTTAATGGATCTGTATCGCAGCGATCGTCAGACCGTGCTGGTGGCCCTGGGCGGCAACGCCCTGATCCGCGCCGGCGACGTCCCCGACATCGAAACCCAGGAAAAAAACGCCGAGGACATCGTCAGCAAGCTGATGGTGCTGGTCGAGCGCGACTTCAACCTGGTGGTGACGCACGGCAACGGCCCGCAGGTCGGCAACTCGCTGCTGCGCA contains the following coding sequences:
- a CDS encoding matrixin family metalloprotease; translation: MRRAIFGAVLLLGGLLLAVPASAFQYADCNGHPCAWQSMPPAYEIQEPLGVDIEDEAAVEEIQASFNRWDFNHQTFCAPLAFDYQGRTATKKPTAQDYHNVVSFRTSNWLVSADALAITLLYSDASGRLREADIVFNAVNYRWTAGESDTDHNLYSIRATLTHEAGHFWGLDHSSDKFATMNAYYKPNIVVEDLDEDDIRAAAERYCDSPLPADDADEQNDSFSYFADLGDRTEVTDRRLYDDDWYRLDLKQGKRLKLIVTDESPDRYKRLELYDLQNNLVDEQDCIGDCAQALGEAGEARRVALRITGGFDHHTIETARYDVRFAQVEPGDEGNLTDDDSADTAVDAQGGNGRGCGCEVGAGRSEADWGFAATALLLGVALLRRRPVR